One segment of Panicum virgatum strain AP13 chromosome 1K, P.virgatum_v5, whole genome shotgun sequence DNA contains the following:
- the LOC120650565 gene encoding uncharacterized protein LOC120650565 has protein sequence MESWATWVGTSVASAFFASLERCSCINLSTDDDDDRDDEEEAKDRPLILSSAPRHDDHAAASKPTDLSPLPEPKVQDQKQEQPPLPPV, from the coding sequence ATGGAGAGCTGGGCGACCTGGGTCGGGACCAGCGTGGCCTCCGCCTTCTTCGCCTCCCTCGAGCGCTGCTCCTGCATCAACCTCTccaccgacgacgacgatgaccgcgacgacgaggaggaggccaagGACCGGCCCCTCATCCTCTCCTCCGCGCCCCGccacgacgaccacgccgccgcctctaAGCCCACCGACCTCAGCCCCCTCCCCGAGCCCAAGGTCCAGGACCAGAAGCAAGAGCagccgcccctgccgcccgtATGA
- the LOC120650571 gene encoding ABC transporter F family member 3-like: MAAAAAASMGVVREVLGPDVVEEVDQPIIDYIANVLADEDFDFGAPDGHGIFEALGELLIDSGCVSSQDHCLQVCSKLCEKFGKHGLVKPKQAVRSLVTPLRMNAGMDDDVAPKKQPEVFEGPLLSSRDKAKIERKKRKDERQREAQYQMHVAEMEALRAGMPPVFVIHNNDGGPAVRDIHMENFSVTVGGRDLIQEATITLAFGRHYGLVGRNGSGKTSFLRAMAMHAIDGIPKNCHILHVEQEVVGDDTTALQCVLNADVERVQLMQEEARLVQQQKDLEIEAEFGQGSGKSKGDLDKDSISKRLEEIYKRLEFIDADAAEARAASILAGLSFTPEMQRKRTKEFSGGWRMRIALARALFIEPDLLLLDEPTNHLDLHAVLWLETYLLKWPKTFIVVSHAREFLNTVVTDILHLYGRKLHAYKGDYDTFERTREEHLKNQQKAFETNEKARSHMQAFIDKFRYNAKRASLVQSRIKALERMEHVDAVVSDPDYKFEFPTPDDRPGPPIISFSDASFGYPGGPTLFKNLNFGIDLDSRIAMVGPNGIGKSTILKLISGDLQPTSGTVFRSPKVRMAVFNQHHVDGLDLTVNPLLYMMRCYPGVPEQKLRAHLGSFGVSGNLALQPMYTLSGGQKSRVAFAKITFKKPHIILLDEPSNHLDLDAVEALIQGLLVFQGGVLMVSHDEHLITGSVDELWAVSEGRVTPFSGTFKDYKKLLKP; this comes from the exons ATggccgccgcggctgcggcgAGCATGGGGGTCGTGCGGGAGGTCCTGGGCCCCGACGTCGTCGAGGAGGTGGACCAGCCCATCATCGACTACATCGCCAACGTCCTCGCCGACGAGGACTTCGACTTCGGCGCCCCCGACGGCCACGGCATCTTCGAAGCGCTCGGAGAGCTCCTCATCGACTCCGGATGCGTCTCCAGCCAGGACCACTGCCTCCAG GTCTGCAGTAAGCTTTGCGAAAAGTTTGGGAAGCATGGTCTCGTGAAACCCAAACAAGCTGTGCGTAGCCTTGTTACACCGTTGCGTATGAATGCGGGGATGGACGACGATGTCGCTCCAAAAAAGCAACCTGAAGTATTCGAGGGACCATTGCTATCTTCACGTGATAAAGCCAAGATTGAacggaaaaaaagaaaggatgAGAGGCAAAGAGAG GCACAATATCAAATGCATGTCGCAGAGATGGAAGCACTTAGGGCTGGAATGCCTCCTGTTTTTGTAATTCACAATAATGATGGTGGGCCAGCTGTTAGGGATATACATATGGAGAACTTCAGTGTCACTGTTGGTGGTCGTGATCTTATTCAGGAAGCCACTATAACACTTGCTTTTGGAAGGCACTATG GCCTTGTTGGAAGAAATGGTTCTGGAAAGACATCTTTCCTCAGAGCTATGGCGATGCATGCAATTGATGGTATTCCGAAAAACTGTCATATATTGCATGTTGAGCAAGAGGTCGTGGGTGATGACACCACGGCTTTGCAGTGTGTTCTGAATGCCGATGTTGAACGAGTTCAACTTATGCAGGAAGAGGCCCGTCTGGTTCAACAACAG AAAGACCTAGAGATTGAGGCTGAATTTGGACAGGGCTCGGGCAAGAGCAAGGGTGATCTTGACAAAGATTCTATCAGCAAGAGGCTTGAGGAGATATATAAACGGCTTGAGTTTATCGATGCAGATGCTGCAGAGGCTCGCGCGGCATCAATTTTGGCg GGTCTTAGTTTCACTCCAGAAATGCAACGCAAACGTACAAAAGAGTTTTCTGGTGGATGGCGCATGAGAATAGCTCTAGCACGTGCTCTGTTCATTGAGCCTGATTTACTACTACTTGATGAGCCGACG AACCATCTTGATCTTCATGCTGTGTTATGGCTAGAAACATATCTCCTGAAATGGCCAAAGACATTTATTGTTGTATCGCATGCTAGGGAGTTTTTGAATACG GTTGTCACCGACATTCTTCATCTATATGGTAGAAAGCTACATGCTTACAAAGGTGACTATGACACATTTGAGAGGACTCGGGAAGAGCACCTTAAGAATCAGCAGAAAGCCTTTGAAACAAATGAGAAAGCCAGATCCCACATGCAG GCATTCATTGACAAGTTCCGGTACAATGCAAAGAGAGCATCGCTTGTTCAATCAAGAATCAAG GCGTTGGAGCGAATGGAACATGTTGATGCGGTTGTCAGTGATCCAGA CTATAAATTTGAGTTCCCAACCCCAGATGATCGCCCTGGACCACCAATCATTAGCTTCAG TGATGCCTCGTTTGGTTACCCTGGAGGGCCTACTTTGTTTAAGAATTTGAATTTCGGTATTGACCTCGACAGTCGTATAGCAA TGGTTGGTCCTAATGGCATTGGCAAGTCTACTATACTGAAATTAATATCTGGAGATCTGCAGCCAACTTCAGGAACAGTATTCCGCTCCCCCAAG GTCCGCATGGCTGTATTCAACCAACATCATGTTGATGGGCTTGATTTAACAGTGAATCCCCTTCTATACATGATGAGGTGCTATCCG GGTGTACCTGAGCAGAAGTTAAGGGCACATCTGGGTTCCTTTGGTGTTTCAGGAAATCTTGCCCTCCAACCTATGTATACTTTGTCAG GTGGTCAGAAGAGTAGGGTTGCATTCGCGAAAATCACCTTCAAGAAACCACACATTATACTTCTCGATGAGCCTTCTAACCATCTG GATCTGGACGCAGTTGAGGCGCTCATCCAAGGTTTACTGGTTTTCCAGGGTGGAGTGCTAATG GTGAGTCACGATGAGCATCTCATCACTGGAAGCGTGGACGAGCTTTGGGCGGTGTCAGAGGGCAGGGTGACCCCATTCTCGGGCACGTTCAAGGATTACAAGAAGTTGCTCAAGCCTTAG